In Nostoc sp. GT001, a genomic segment contains:
- a CDS encoding aromatic ring-hydroxylating dioxygenase subunit alpha, producing the protein MQFADFWYIVALSEELQPNQVLSRTVLGEWFAIFRGEDGQPVALRDRCLHRNSRLSTGKICNGALQCPYHGWVYDGVGNVIAVPAEGDDFKPSPQRRAKCYATKEQDGYVYVRLADTPKVDFEPFSMPHYGQTGWETVRVINRFANNVTNCAENFIDIPHTAFVHPGVFRTSRQQKLEMTVERCNGSVLVEYRNENSNLGWYSRFLNLQGAEIKHSDRFYMPNITSVEYKIAHNRHLFITSQSIPENDNSTLVYTDVTYNYGIWNKLARPFVRWTAQHIIRQDVEILGIQGEAIAKYGTQFYNTPADTIHIFVESIMAAISRGEDPRLLPNQSVEVTFWV; encoded by the coding sequence ATGCAATTTGCAGATTTCTGGTACATTGTCGCACTCAGCGAAGAGTTACAACCTAACCAAGTATTATCACGCACCGTTTTAGGAGAATGGTTCGCGATATTTCGCGGTGAAGATGGACAACCCGTAGCTTTGCGCGATCGCTGTTTACACCGCAATAGCCGTCTATCAACAGGTAAAATCTGTAATGGTGCTTTACAATGTCCCTATCATGGTTGGGTATATGACGGCGTTGGAAACGTTATTGCTGTTCCAGCCGAAGGAGATGATTTCAAACCTTCTCCACAGCGTCGAGCCAAGTGTTACGCTACCAAAGAACAGGATGGCTATGTTTATGTGCGGTTAGCCGATACTCCAAAGGTTGATTTTGAACCCTTTTCTATGCCTCACTACGGACAAACCGGATGGGAGACGGTGCGGGTAATTAACCGTTTTGCTAACAACGTGACTAATTGTGCGGAGAACTTTATTGATATACCTCATACGGCTTTTGTTCATCCTGGTGTTTTCCGTACTTCCCGCCAACAAAAGTTAGAGATGACTGTTGAACGCTGCAATGGTTCAGTTTTGGTGGAGTATCGCAACGAAAACAGTAATTTGGGATGGTACAGCCGTTTTTTGAATTTGCAGGGTGCAGAGATTAAACATAGCGATCGCTTTTATATGCCAAATATTACCTCTGTAGAGTATAAAATAGCACATAATCGCCATTTATTCATTACCAGTCAATCTATTCCAGAAAATGATAATTCAACTCTGGTTTACACCGATGTCACCTATAACTATGGTATTTGGAATAAATTAGCGCGTCCCTTTGTGCGGTGGACTGCTCAACACATTATCCGCCAAGACGTGGAAATTTTGGGTATTCAGGGAGAAGCGATCGCTAAATACGGGACACAATTTTATAATACACCTGCGGACACAATTCATATATTTGTAGAGTCAATTATGGCAGCGATATCTCGTGGAGAAGATCCGCGTTTATTGCCAAATCAATCAGTAGAAGTTACATTTTGGGTTTGA
- a CDS encoding sterol desaturase family protein has translation MEIQNFSQLLIFGSFIGLVGWTISNQAGRTQLKVKSCEDWLLDATGLTIQGILIPLLQATLVYWLYQYLLPTQQGYLEVSLVPAFIISFVMVDYLYYWNHRLLHNKLLWKVHQIHHTVTQMDVLGTSRNTLWTSLLIIYLWIHTLFVYLLADPTGYLLGVSLTSALDLWRHSRLIIPENTRLYQLLSTWLILPQDHAWHHCREIHNYNYGANLKIWDKLHGTYYESEKLPSIIGIPISLNLFQKLFFPFS, from the coding sequence GTGGAAATACAAAATTTTTCACAACTACTAATTTTTGGCTCTTTTATCGGATTAGTTGGTTGGACTATTAGTAATCAGGCTGGACGAACTCAACTTAAAGTTAAAAGTTGTGAAGATTGGTTGCTAGATGCTACAGGACTAACGATTCAAGGAATTTTGATTCCCTTACTACAAGCTACCTTAGTTTATTGGCTTTATCAATATTTACTACCCACTCAACAAGGATATTTAGAAGTATCATTAGTTCCGGCTTTTATTATCAGTTTTGTCATGGTTGATTATTTATATTATTGGAATCATCGTTTATTACATAATAAATTGTTGTGGAAAGTTCATCAAATTCATCATACTGTTACTCAGATGGATGTATTAGGAACTTCTCGCAACACACTTTGGACAAGCTTGTTAATTATATATTTATGGATACACACTTTATTTGTATATCTGTTAGCCGATCCCACAGGTTATTTACTTGGAGTCAGTCTAACTTCTGCCTTAGATTTATGGCGACATAGCCGTTTAATCATTCCTGAAAATACCAGGCTATATCAACTTTTATCTACTTGGTTAATCTTACCACAGGATCATGCTTGGCATCATTGCCGCGAAATCCACAATTATAACTATGGGGCTAATCTGAAAATTTGGGATAAGTTACATGGAACATATTATGAAAGCGAAAAATTGCCATCTATAATTGGAATTCCTATCTCATTAAACTTGTTCCAAAAACTTTTCTTCCCATTTTCATGA
- a CDS encoding acyl transferase, translating into MTVISKILSFFPTFILLLTGAAIIYLAYSPNIFSILAVFLSIYGLPVLVYRLHEWVYPVREGISYLLGEEYSPWWGTHQIQVIYIAIPVLEAVLRLIPGVFSCWLRLWGAKVGRDVYWTTRLEIADRSLLEIGDRVVVGHGVGIYCHIIKPRKQNLMLYVKKVKIGSNVFVGAGSNLAPGVVVADGSYLPAATKLYPNQKVQ; encoded by the coding sequence ATGACAGTTATAAGTAAAATTCTTTCGTTTTTCCCCACCTTTATATTATTGCTAACTGGTGCAGCAATAATTTACCTTGCCTATTCACCCAATATCTTCAGCATTTTGGCGGTGTTCCTTTCTATTTATGGGCTACCAGTGCTAGTTTACCGCTTGCATGAATGGGTTTATCCTGTGCGCGAGGGGATTAGTTATCTACTAGGTGAAGAATATAGTCCCTGGTGGGGTACTCATCAAATCCAGGTAATTTATATTGCAATTCCGGTGTTGGAAGCAGTGTTGCGATTGATTCCGGGGGTATTTTCCTGTTGGTTGCGATTGTGGGGTGCTAAAGTGGGGCGAGATGTATACTGGACAACAAGATTGGAGATTGCCGATCGCAGTTTATTAGAAATTGGCGATCGCGTCGTTGTCGGGCATGGTGTCGGTATCTATTGCCACATCATTAAACCCCGCAAGCAAAATTTAATGTTGTATGTCAAAAAAGTCAAGATTGGCAGCAATGTTTTTGTCGGTGCTGGATCTAATCTTGCTCCCGGTGTAGTCGTTGCTGATGGTTCTTATTTACCAGCAGCTACCAAGCTTTATCCTAATCAAAAGGTGCAATAA
- a CDS encoding GH3 auxin-responsive promoter family protein, whose product MRPIIQLFGQILAPTARRFHQALDNPELTQTSIQKEICDRLIKSEYGKTLGIHSVDDWQRVPIVDYDALELYLNQKNQQISLTPEPILFYEKTSGSSGAVKWIPYTQSLRRSFNQMFCVWAHDLIVHGPKFSTGKLYACISPQLSVAESQTLQDDLDYLDDWLRWFLRPWLVMPNKLNQLHNANLFKHQLALALLEADKLEIISIWSPSFLQVHLKYIQENQDLLRKELYNRISHHRLQLLSKSNIPWMQLWPNLKLISCWDSANAADQAQGLRLKFPGVLIQGKGLLATEAPITIPLIVAGGCVLVLDEIFFEFEDDTGSLYGLHELNTGKEYTIILSQKGGLYRYRIGDRIRVTHYYRHTPCLEFLGRHQAVSDLVGEKLQETFVKNALTLLNLQETNFKSLMPIADPPHYILLLDSATQTPEIIAEQLDLALSESYHYKRARSLGQLAPPQVLISSQIPEILVSHRIRTGSVWGGIKHPILAKSPISTELLQELKLKIAVKTKD is encoded by the coding sequence ATGCGTCCGATTATTCAGCTTTTTGGGCAAATCCTCGCACCAACTGCGAGGCGATTTCATCAAGCTTTGGATAACCCAGAGTTAACGCAGACATCTATACAGAAGGAAATTTGCGATCGCCTAATCAAAAGTGAGTATGGTAAAACTTTGGGGATTCATTCTGTAGACGATTGGCAGCGTGTACCAATTGTAGATTATGATGCGCTCGAACTCTACTTAAATCAAAAAAATCAGCAAATTTCCCTCACACCAGAACCCATTTTGTTCTATGAAAAAACCTCTGGTAGTAGTGGAGCAGTAAAATGGATTCCTTATACTCAATCTTTGCGGCGATCGTTTAATCAAATGTTCTGTGTATGGGCGCATGATTTGATTGTACATGGCCCAAAATTTTCCACAGGGAAGCTTTATGCTTGTATCTCCCCGCAATTAAGTGTAGCGGAAAGCCAAACTTTACAAGATGATTTAGATTATTTAGATGACTGGTTGCGTTGGTTTTTGCGTCCTTGGTTGGTAATGCCAAATAAACTTAATCAACTGCATAACGCGAACTTGTTTAAACATCAACTGGCTTTGGCATTATTAGAGGCTGATAAACTAGAAATTATCTCTATTTGGAGTCCTAGTTTTCTACAAGTACATTTAAAATATATTCAAGAAAATCAGGATTTATTGCGAAAAGAATTATACAATCGAATTTCACATCATCGCTTGCAACTCCTTAGCAAAAGTAATATTCCCTGGATGCAACTTTGGCCAAATTTGAAACTGATTTCCTGCTGGGATAGCGCCAATGCAGCAGATCAAGCGCAAGGATTAAGATTAAAATTTCCTGGTGTATTAATTCAAGGTAAAGGACTACTAGCAACGGAAGCCCCAATAACGATTCCGTTGATTGTAGCTGGGGGATGTGTCTTAGTTCTTGATGAAATATTTTTCGAGTTCGAGGATGATACTGGTTCCTTGTATGGTTTACATGAACTCAACACTGGCAAGGAATACACGATTATTTTATCGCAGAAAGGCGGATTGTATCGTTATCGAATTGGCGATCGCATCCGGGTAACTCATTACTATCGCCACACTCCCTGTTTAGAGTTTCTCGGACGACATCAAGCTGTTAGCGATTTGGTGGGCGAAAAGTTGCAAGAAACTTTTGTAAAAAATGCTTTGACTCTCTTGAACTTGCAAGAAACTAATTTTAAAAGCTTAATGCCCATTGCCGATCCTCCACACTATATTCTATTACTAGATTCGGCAACACAAACCCCAGAAATTATTGCCGAACAGTTGGATCTGGCTTTATCAGAATCATATCATTACAAGAGAGCGCGATCGCTCGGTCAACTCGCACCACCACAGGTTTTAATTTCTAGTCAAATTCCTGAAATATTAGTTTCCCATCGTATCCGTACTGGAAGTGTCTGGGGAGGTATTAAACATCCAATTCTGGCAAAATCACCTATTAGCACTGAACTTTTACAAGAATTGAAGTTGAAAATTGCCGTCAAGACGAAAGACTGA
- a CDS encoding CIA30 family protein, protein MADKNRSQWDLGRFIETLTYFEVIPFLNWVQQLIQGRPKDNQYRPNGGSNVGVILVAGATGGVGKRVVQRSRKLGYKVRALVRDIDKARSILGNDIDLVVADITQPETLTPLVLSDIQAVICCTAVRVQPVEGDTADRAKYYQGVKFYQPEIVGDTPENVEYQGVKNLVQAAAKYLPQPKEKLIFDFTKPSAELKDNWGALDDVVMGGVSASNIQLVENTALFAGNVSTANSGGFASVRTKNFDPPFNLSGYEGVKLRVKGDGQRYKIFLRTDTKWDGIGYSDSFDTVANTWIDIQIPFADLTPVFRAKVVKDAPPIEQSRICSFQLMLSKFEYDGALNPKFSPGGFTFQLESIKAYGGTALPQFILVSSAGVTRPGRPGINLDEEPPAVKLNDQLGGILTWKLKGEDSLRESGIPYTIIRPCALTEEAGGKELIFEQGDNIRGKISREDVAELCVQALKLGKASNVTFEVKQGEKTVNIDWQSLFSNLQPDER, encoded by the coding sequence ATGGCTGACAAAAATCGTTCTCAATGGGACTTAGGCAGGTTTATCGAAACCCTGACTTACTTTGAGGTAATTCCTTTCCTTAACTGGGTACAGCAATTAATCCAAGGTCGTCCTAAGGATAATCAATATAGACCCAATGGAGGAAGCAACGTGGGTGTAATATTAGTAGCAGGTGCAACAGGTGGTGTCGGTAAACGAGTAGTGCAGCGATCGCGTAAACTAGGTTATAAAGTTCGCGCCCTAGTTCGAGATATTGACAAAGCGCGGTCAATTCTTGGTAATGATATCGATTTAGTAGTTGCGGATATTACGCAACCAGAAACTTTAACTCCTTTAGTTCTTTCTGATATCCAAGCTGTAATTTGTTGCACAGCAGTGCGCGTACAACCAGTCGAGGGAGATACAGCAGATAGAGCCAAATATTATCAAGGTGTCAAATTTTACCAACCAGAAATTGTTGGTGACACTCCCGAAAATGTAGAATATCAAGGAGTCAAAAACTTAGTCCAAGCGGCGGCAAAATATTTGCCCCAACCAAAGGAAAAACTAATATTTGATTTCACCAAGCCATCAGCAGAATTAAAGGATAATTGGGGAGCGCTGGATGATGTCGTCATGGGTGGCGTCAGTGCCAGTAATATCCAATTAGTAGAAAATACAGCTTTATTTGCGGGTAATGTCTCCACCGCTAACTCTGGCGGATTTGCTTCTGTCAGGACGAAGAATTTTGATCCACCCTTCAACTTATCTGGTTATGAAGGAGTGAAATTGCGCGTCAAAGGTGACGGTCAGCGTTATAAAATCTTTCTGCGGACAGATACAAAATGGGATGGTATTGGATATAGCGATTCTTTCGATACCGTAGCTAATACCTGGATAGATATTCAGATTCCCTTTGCAGATTTGACTCCCGTTTTTCGGGCAAAAGTTGTCAAAGATGCGCCGCCAATTGAGCAAAGTAGAATTTGTTCGTTCCAACTGATGTTGAGCAAATTTGAATACGATGGCGCTTTAAATCCCAAATTTTCCCCAGGTGGTTTTACTTTCCAGTTGGAATCAATTAAAGCTTATGGCGGGACAGCTTTACCACAATTTATCCTAGTCAGTTCAGCAGGTGTTACTCGTCCCGGACGCCCTGGCATTAATTTAGATGAAGAACCGCCAGCAGTGAAATTAAATGACCAATTGGGAGGAATTTTAACTTGGAAGTTGAAGGGAGAAGATAGTTTAAGAGAAAGCGGAATTCCTTATACAATTATTAGACCTTGTGCTTTAACTGAAGAGGCAGGGGGTAAGGAATTAATATTTGAGCAAGGTGACAATATTAGAGGCAAAATCAGCCGTGAAGATGTGGCAGAACTTTGCGTGCAAGCGCTAAAACTAGGAAAAGCTTCTAACGTCACATTTGAGGTTAAACAGGGAGAAAAGACTGTCAATATCGATTGGCAGAGTTTATTTTCTAACTTACAACCTGATGAAAGATGA
- a CDS encoding RMD1 family protein, translating to MQKLLFNDKDKFKAQALFLGKSINLQTLDNYVCLASMPILVRVGEEGYAVLLGYGAVVLFNLEPVEKVAFLTKLSSQISGPFAEPETEEVEVHLSISESERAKEGKILLHELSIERLQIVADILAKSVVLSHYETSLATVFDQIEPFAASLQRENRSRQQSRELLRQLGTTLLVQHKIVGQVEIIDKPELLWESPQLENLYLRLEDEYEIRERHHALERKLELIAQTAQTVLEFMQHSSSQRVEWYVVILIVVEVLLSLYDILFKG from the coding sequence ATGCAAAAACTCCTTTTTAATGACAAAGATAAATTTAAAGCCCAGGCCCTATTCCTTGGTAAAAGTATTAACTTACAGACGCTAGATAATTACGTTTGCTTGGCGAGTATGCCAATACTGGTTAGAGTCGGTGAGGAAGGCTACGCAGTACTCCTGGGCTATGGTGCGGTTGTGCTGTTTAACCTTGAGCCTGTAGAAAAGGTAGCCTTTTTAACTAAACTATCCTCTCAAATTAGCGGCCCTTTTGCCGAGCCGGAAACAGAAGAGGTGGAAGTTCATCTCAGTATTAGTGAGAGTGAACGAGCTAAAGAAGGAAAAATTTTACTGCATGAATTGAGTATAGAACGCTTGCAAATAGTGGCTGATATCCTCGCTAAGAGTGTTGTACTGTCTCACTATGAAACCAGCCTAGCGACTGTATTCGATCAAATTGAACCATTTGCAGCTAGTCTCCAGCGTGAAAACAGGAGTAGACAACAAAGCCGGGAATTACTACGTCAACTTGGGACTACCCTATTAGTTCAACATAAGATTGTGGGTCAAGTAGAAATTATCGATAAGCCAGAGTTACTCTGGGAATCTCCACAGCTAGAAAACTTATATCTGCGCTTGGAAGATGAATACGAAATCCGTGAGCGTCATCATGCCCTGGAACGTAAACTAGAGCTAATTGCCCAAACCGCTCAAACGGTGCTGGAGTTTATGCAGCATAGCAGTAGTCAGCGAGTAGAGTGGTATGTGGTGATTCTGATTGTGGTAGAGGTTTTACTGTCACTGTACGATATCCTTTTCAAAGGCTAA
- a CDS encoding type IV pilin-like G/H family protein, whose translation MTKQNDRTKINFKSILLLVGLGGLPLGILTIFIQVTPSCGCSNSSKNTIGSFIRAQQAYFSEKSVFAQSYSLLELGDGDVPAATTYYRYSVEMGKNKSFIYATPKKELPTDLLKLGLAKKGFNSLVGAVAYDTKNKTNVSIMCRSEKQTLDEPPKPVFKQDKFSCPIGFKTIN comes from the coding sequence ATGACTAAACAAAATGACCGTACCAAAATTAACTTTAAAAGCATCTTGTTACTTGTTGGACTTGGAGGATTACCGCTTGGGATTTTAACTATTTTTATTCAAGTTACACCAAGCTGTGGCTGTAGTAATAGCAGTAAAAATACAATTGGAAGTTTTATTAGGGCACAACAAGCATATTTTTCCGAAAAATCAGTTTTCGCTCAATCGTATAGCTTGTTAGAGCTTGGAGATGGAGATGTACCAGCAGCTACAACCTACTATCGATATTCTGTAGAAATGGGTAAGAATAAGTCATTTATATATGCAACGCCTAAAAAAGAGCTACCAACTGATTTATTGAAATTAGGTCTGGCAAAAAAGGGTTTTAACAGCCTTGTAGGTGCAGTTGCTTACGATACAAAAAACAAAACTAATGTTTCAATAATGTGCCGTTCTGAGAAACAGACTTTAGATGAACCTCCCAAACCTGTTTTCAAGCAAGATAAGTTTAGCTGCCCTATCGGTTTTAAAACTATCAACTAA